One Mycolicibacterium crocinum DNA window includes the following coding sequences:
- the hisF gene encoding imidazole glycerol phosphate synthase subunit HisF: MDVAVRVIPCLDVDAGRVVKGVNFENLRDAGDPVELAAVYDAEGADELTFLDVTASSSGRATMLDVVRRTAEQVFIPLTVGGGVRSVEDVDMLLRAGADKVSVNTAAIARPELLAELSRQFGSQCIVLSVDARTVPAGSTPTPSGWEVTTHGGRQGTGIDAVEWARRGAELGVGEILLNSMDADGTKAGFDLAMLRAVRKAVTVPVIASGGAGAVDDFAPAVEAGADAVLAASVFHFGELTIGEVKAAMAHEGITVR; this comes from the coding sequence ATGGACGTTGCGGTGCGTGTGATTCCCTGCCTGGACGTCGACGCCGGGCGGGTGGTCAAAGGAGTCAACTTCGAGAACCTGCGCGACGCAGGCGATCCCGTCGAACTGGCGGCCGTCTATGACGCCGAGGGCGCCGACGAGCTGACGTTCCTGGACGTCACGGCGTCCTCGTCGGGTCGCGCGACCATGCTGGACGTGGTGCGCCGCACCGCCGAACAGGTCTTTATCCCGCTCACCGTCGGCGGCGGTGTGCGCTCGGTGGAGGACGTCGACATGCTGCTGCGAGCTGGGGCCGACAAGGTCTCGGTGAACACCGCCGCGATCGCGCGTCCGGAACTGCTGGCCGAATTGTCGCGGCAGTTCGGCTCTCAGTGCATCGTGTTGTCGGTGGATGCCCGCACGGTGCCGGCGGGATCGACGCCCACCCCGTCCGGCTGGGAGGTCACGACCCACGGTGGTCGGCAGGGGACCGGGATCGACGCGGTCGAATGGGCCAGGCGCGGGGCAGAATTGGGCGTCGGCGAGATCCTGCTGAACTCGATGGATGCCGACGGCACCAAGGCCGGTTTCGACCTGGCGATGCTGCGTGCGGTCCGCAAAGCCGTTACCGTCCCGGTGATCGCCAGCGGGGGCGCCGGCGCGGTGGACGACTTTGCGCCCGCAGTGGAGGCGGGGGCGGACGCGGTGCTGGCGGCCAGCGTCTTCCACTTCGGCGAACTGACGATCGGTGAGGTGAAGGCGGCGATGGCACACGAAGGGATCACGGTGCGATGA
- the hisI gene encoding phosphoribosyl-AMP cyclohydrolase, translating to MSLDPDIAKRLKRDANGLFAAIAQERGTGDVLMVAWMDDEALARTLQTREATYYSRSRGEYWVKGATSGHTQHVHSVRLDCDGDAVLLEVDQVGGACHTGDHSCFDADQLLRPET from the coding sequence ATGAGCCTCGACCCGGATATCGCCAAGCGGCTCAAGCGCGATGCCAACGGACTGTTCGCCGCGATCGCCCAGGAACGCGGCACCGGTGACGTGCTGATGGTGGCGTGGATGGACGACGAGGCGCTGGCCCGCACGCTTCAGACCCGCGAAGCCACCTATTACTCGCGGTCGCGGGGGGAGTACTGGGTCAAGGGCGCGACATCCGGGCACACCCAGCATGTGCACTCGGTGCGCCTGGACTGCGACGGCGACGCGGTGCTGCTGGAAGTCGACCAGGTCGGCGGGGCATGCCACACCGGTGATCACAGCTGCTTCGACGCCGACCAGCTCTTGAGGCCGGAGACCTAG
- the hisH gene encoding imidazole glycerol phosphate synthase subunit HisH has protein sequence MTSVSRKKDVVVLDYGSGNLRSAQRALERTGADVEVTADAQRALNADGLVVPGVGAFEACMSGLRGIGGDRIIADRVAAGRPVLGVCVGMQILFAHGVEFGVESQGCGQWPGSVTRLDAPVIPHMGWNVVEAAPDSVLFKGLDADTRFYFVHSYAAQKWEGAPDAKLTWASHHVRFLAAVEDGPLSATQFHPEKSGDAGAALLTNWVEGL, from the coding sequence GTGACATCGGTTTCCCGCAAGAAAGACGTGGTCGTCCTCGACTACGGCTCAGGCAACCTGCGCTCGGCGCAACGAGCGCTGGAGCGCACCGGGGCCGACGTCGAGGTGACCGCTGACGCGCAGCGCGCGTTGAACGCCGACGGTCTGGTCGTGCCCGGGGTCGGCGCCTTCGAGGCGTGCATGTCCGGCCTGCGGGGGATCGGTGGCGACCGCATCATCGCCGACCGGGTGGCCGCTGGCCGTCCCGTGCTCGGTGTGTGCGTGGGCATGCAGATTCTGTTCGCCCACGGCGTGGAGTTCGGGGTCGAGTCGCAGGGGTGCGGACAGTGGCCGGGTTCGGTGACCCGACTCGACGCGCCGGTGATCCCGCACATGGGCTGGAACGTCGTCGAAGCGGCACCGGACAGCGTGCTGTTCAAAGGCTTGGACGCCGACACCCGGTTCTACTTCGTGCACTCTTACGCCGCACAGAAGTGGGAGGGTGCGCCCGACGCGAAGCTGACCTGGGCCAGTCACCACGTGCGGTTCCTGGCCGCCGTCGAGGACGGGCCGCTGTCGGCGACACAATTTCATCCGGAAAAGAGCGGCGACGCCGGTGCGGCGTTGCTCACCAATTGGGTTGAGGGGCTGTAA
- a CDS encoding inositol monophosphatase family protein encodes MDLDRLVAQAAEILDEASKPFIAGHRADSAVQKKGNDFATEVDLAIERQVVAALESTTGIGVHGEEFGGAPIDSELVWVLDPIDGTFNYAAGSPMAAILLGLLHNGEPVAGLTWLPFTDQRYSAVAGGPVYYNGEAQPPIGHGEIGQCVIGIGTFNVDWRGRFPGRYRLAVLENLSRVCSKLRMHGATGIDIAFVSSGIMGAAISFGDHIWDHAAGVALVRAAGGIVTDLSGEQWTPSSRAALAAAPGVHEHVMEILDRVGPPENYL; translated from the coding sequence GTGGACCTCGACAGACTGGTGGCCCAGGCGGCGGAGATATTGGACGAGGCGTCCAAGCCGTTCATCGCCGGGCACCGGGCCGACTCGGCCGTGCAGAAGAAGGGCAACGACTTCGCCACCGAGGTCGACCTGGCCATCGAACGCCAGGTCGTTGCCGCCTTGGAGTCGACGACCGGCATCGGCGTGCATGGCGAGGAATTCGGTGGTGCACCAATCGATTCCGAGTTGGTATGGGTGCTCGACCCCATCGACGGCACCTTCAACTACGCCGCCGGATCGCCGATGGCCGCGATCCTGCTGGGGCTGCTGCACAACGGCGAGCCCGTCGCCGGGCTGACCTGGCTGCCGTTCACCGATCAGCGCTACAGCGCGGTGGCCGGCGGTCCGGTGTACTACAACGGTGAAGCGCAACCGCCGATTGGGCACGGCGAGATCGGTCAGTGCGTCATCGGCATCGGCACTTTTAACGTCGACTGGCGGGGGCGGTTCCCCGGCCGCTATCGACTCGCGGTGCTGGAGAACTTGAGCCGGGTCTGCTCGAAACTGCGGATGCACGGCGCCACCGGTATCGATATCGCGTTCGTGTCGTCCGGAATCATGGGTGCGGCAATCAGTTTCGGCGACCACATCTGGGACCACGCCGCGGGGGTGGCGCTGGTCCGCGCCGCGGGCGGGATCGTCACCGACCTGTCCGGTGAGCAGTGGACACCGTCGTCGCGGGCCGCGCTGGCCGCCGCGCCCGGCGTGCACGAGCACGTCATGGAGATCCTCGACCGGGTCGGACCGCCGGAGAACTACCTCTGA
- the nadC gene encoding carboxylating nicotinate-nucleotide diphosphorylase, protein MKLTDDELAEARITIRRGLDEDLRYGPDITTLATVPDDATTSASLVSREPGVAAGIDVALLVLDEVLGENGYQVVDRVDDGTRLEAGAALLRVQAQTRGLLTAERTLLNLVCHLSGIATATAAWVDAVEGTNAKIRDTRKTLPGLRALQKYAVRVGGGVNHRMGLGDAALIKDNHVAAAGSVVAALRAVRSAAPDLPCELEVDTLEQLDEVLAEDVQLILLDNFPVWQTQIAVQRRNANAPGVLLESSGGLSLDTAAEYAGTGVDYLAVGALTHSVRVLDVGLDL, encoded by the coding sequence ATGAAGCTCACCGACGACGAGCTCGCCGAAGCTCGAATCACGATCCGCCGCGGGCTCGACGAGGACCTGCGTTACGGCCCCGACATCACCACGTTGGCCACCGTGCCCGACGACGCCACCACCTCGGCATCGCTGGTGTCGCGCGAACCCGGTGTCGCCGCTGGAATCGACGTGGCGCTACTGGTTCTCGACGAGGTGCTCGGCGAGAACGGCTACCAGGTCGTGGACCGGGTGGACGACGGCACTCGGCTGGAGGCCGGTGCGGCGCTGCTGCGGGTGCAGGCACAGACCCGCGGCCTGCTGACCGCCGAACGGACGCTGCTCAACCTCGTATGCCACCTGTCCGGCATCGCGACCGCCACCGCGGCATGGGTCGACGCGGTCGAGGGCACCAACGCCAAGATCCGCGACACCCGCAAGACCCTGCCGGGCCTGCGGGCACTGCAGAAATACGCGGTGCGTGTCGGTGGCGGCGTCAACCACCGAATGGGCCTCGGCGATGCCGCGCTGATCAAGGACAACCACGTCGCGGCCGCCGGCTCGGTCGTCGCCGCCCTGCGGGCGGTTCGATCCGCGGCGCCGGACCTGCCCTGCGAGCTCGAGGTCGACACGCTCGAACAGCTCGACGAGGTGCTCGCCGAGGATGTGCAGCTGATCCTGCTCGACAACTTCCCGGTGTGGCAGACCCAGATCGCCGTGCAGCGTCGCAATGCGAACGCACCGGGTGTGCTGCTGGAGTCGTCGGGCGGCCTGAGCCTGGACACCGCCGCCGAATACGCCGGGACCGGGGTGGACTACTTGGCCGTGGGTGCGTTGACGCACTCGGTACGGGTCCTCGACGTCGGTCTGGACCTCTGA
- the priA gene encoding bifunctional 1-(5-phosphoribosyl)-5-((5-phosphoribosylamino)methylideneamino)imidazole-4-carboxamide isomerase/phosphoribosylanthranilate isomerase PriA: MPLILLPAVDVVDGKAVRLVQGKAGSETEYGSALDAALTWQRDGAEWIHLVDLDAAFGRGSNRELLAEVVGALDVKVELSGGIRDDESLKAALATGCTRVNIGTAALENPLWCAAAIAEYGDKVAVGLDVQVVEGEHRLRGRGWETDGGDLWHVLERLDSEGCSRFVVTDVTKDGTLTGPNLDLLEGVAECTDAPVIASGGVSSLDDLRAIATLTDSGVEGAIVGKALYAGRFTLPEALAAVSQ, translated from the coding sequence GTGCCACTGATTTTGTTGCCCGCCGTCGATGTGGTCGACGGTAAGGCGGTCCGTTTGGTCCAAGGTAAGGCCGGCAGCGAGACCGAGTACGGCTCGGCCCTAGACGCCGCGCTGACCTGGCAGCGCGACGGCGCCGAATGGATTCACCTGGTGGACCTCGACGCCGCCTTCGGCCGCGGCTCCAACCGTGAGCTGCTGGCCGAGGTGGTCGGTGCGCTCGACGTGAAAGTCGAACTGTCCGGCGGCATTCGCGATGACGAGTCGCTCAAGGCCGCGCTGGCCACCGGCTGCACTCGCGTGAACATCGGCACGGCTGCACTGGAGAACCCGCTGTGGTGTGCCGCCGCGATCGCCGAGTACGGCGACAAGGTGGCCGTCGGTCTCGACGTGCAGGTCGTGGAGGGCGAGCACCGGCTGCGGGGCCGCGGCTGGGAGACCGACGGCGGCGACCTGTGGCATGTGCTGGAGCGCCTCGACAGTGAGGGCTGTTCGCGGTTCGTCGTCACCGACGTCACCAAGGACGGCACGCTGACCGGACCCAATCTCGACTTGCTCGAGGGCGTCGCCGAGTGCACCGACGCACCGGTGATCGCCTCCGGGGGAGTGTCGAGCCTGGACGACCTGCGCGCGATCGCGACGCTGACCGACAGCGGCGTAGAAGGCGCGATCGTCGGAAAGGCGCTCTACGCTGGCCGATTCACGCTGCCGGAGGCGCTTGCCGCGGTGAGTCAGTAG
- the rhtB gene encoding homoserine/homoserine lactone efflux protein, protein MQWELWLAFVGAAIAISVSPGAGAIQSMATGLTHGLRRGYWSITGLEIGLMLQLAAVAVGLGAAVAQSVVAFTVIKWIGVVYLIYLAVRQWRSKPFDLGEQLSAEISAGRLNLLVRGCLVNVTNPKGLVFLLAVLPQFVVPTAPLLPQYLAIGATMVVVDLVVMGAYTGLAARLLGWLRTPRQQRAMNRTFSGLFATAAVVLSLVRRGAAA, encoded by the coding sequence ATGCAATGGGAGCTGTGGCTGGCGTTCGTCGGCGCCGCAATCGCCATCAGTGTGTCGCCCGGGGCCGGCGCGATCCAGTCCATGGCGACCGGTCTGACGCACGGTCTGCGGCGCGGCTATTGGAGCATCACGGGGCTGGAGATCGGCCTGATGCTGCAACTCGCTGCCGTCGCGGTCGGACTGGGCGCGGCAGTGGCGCAGTCGGTGGTCGCCTTCACCGTGATCAAGTGGATCGGCGTGGTCTACCTCATCTATCTCGCCGTCCGCCAATGGCGGAGCAAGCCCTTTGACCTCGGCGAACAGCTCAGCGCCGAAATCAGCGCCGGCCGGCTCAATCTGCTGGTCCGCGGCTGTCTGGTCAACGTCACCAACCCGAAGGGCCTGGTGTTCCTGCTGGCGGTGCTCCCCCAATTCGTCGTGCCCACGGCCCCGCTGCTGCCCCAATACCTGGCGATCGGCGCGACGATGGTGGTCGTCGACCTGGTAGTGATGGGCGCCTACACCGGGCTCGCGGCCCGGCTGTTGGGCTGGCTGCGCACACCCCGCCAGCAACGGGCCATGAACCGCACATTCTCCGGCCTGTTCGCGACCGCGGCGGTGGTGCTGTCCCTGGTGCGCCGGGGCGCGGCCGCCTAA
- a CDS encoding L-aspartate oxidase has translation MTRSFACGAGAAGVDWQQRADVVVIGTGVAGLAAALAAHRKGGRTVVLSKAPDTATFYAQGGIAVVLPHTDDSVDAHVRDTLAAGAGLCDPDAVRSIVADGYRAVADLVDDGARFDESAPGQWALTREGGHSRRRIIHAGGDATGAEVQRALDHAAATLDIRRNHVALQILSDGTAVTGVLVRNADGLGIVHAPSVILATGGLGHLYRATTNPEGSTGDGIALALWAGVGVTDIEFVQFHPTMLFDRDGTGRRPLITEALRGEGGVLHDARGQSVTAGVHPLGDLAPRDVVAAAIEARLRESGDECVYLDARGIEDFARRFPTVTAACRAAGIDPTGEPIPVVPGAHYSCGGVATDVHGRTELPGLLAAGEVARTGMHGANRLASNSLLEGLVVGGRAGRAAVEHARNAGAPVAKAQEQQHNALDRRVLQTAMTDFASVVRDGAGLQRLTDTLAEATPRRMTTRAAAEDVALTTTACAVAAAALARTESRGCHHRGDYPEPDPAQAFSRTLHGDHAAACLR, from the coding sequence ATGACGCGCTCCTTCGCCTGCGGTGCCGGCGCCGCAGGTGTGGACTGGCAGCAGCGCGCCGACGTCGTGGTGATCGGCACGGGAGTCGCCGGTTTGGCCGCGGCGCTGGCCGCGCACCGAAAGGGCGGCCGCACAGTTGTGTTGAGTAAGGCGCCCGACACCGCGACGTTCTACGCGCAGGGCGGGATCGCGGTGGTGCTACCGCACACCGACGACTCCGTCGACGCGCACGTCCGTGACACCCTGGCCGCCGGCGCCGGGTTGTGCGATCCCGATGCGGTGCGCTCGATCGTCGCCGACGGCTACCGCGCGGTGGCCGACCTGGTCGACGACGGCGCCCGGTTCGACGAGAGCGCTCCCGGCCAATGGGCACTCACCCGTGAAGGCGGTCACTCGCGCCGCCGCATCATCCACGCCGGCGGCGACGCCACGGGCGCCGAGGTGCAGCGCGCACTCGACCACGCGGCCGCCACCTTGGACATCCGGCGCAATCACGTTGCGCTGCAGATCCTCAGCGACGGGACGGCGGTCACCGGCGTCCTGGTCCGCAATGCGGACGGCCTCGGCATCGTGCACGCCCCGTCGGTCATCCTCGCCACCGGCGGGCTGGGTCACCTCTACCGGGCGACGACCAACCCGGAAGGCTCCACCGGCGACGGCATCGCGCTGGCCCTCTGGGCCGGCGTCGGTGTCACCGACATCGAGTTCGTCCAGTTCCATCCGACGATGTTGTTCGACCGCGACGGTACCGGGCGGCGACCGCTGATCACCGAGGCGCTGCGCGGTGAGGGTGGGGTCCTGCATGACGCCCGCGGTCAGTCGGTCACCGCCGGTGTGCATCCGCTGGGCGATCTGGCGCCCCGCGACGTCGTGGCGGCGGCCATCGAGGCCCGACTGCGCGAAAGCGGTGACGAGTGTGTGTATTTGGACGCGCGTGGCATCGAGGACTTCGCCCGACGCTTCCCGACCGTGACGGCGGCCTGCCGTGCCGCCGGGATCGACCCCACCGGTGAACCGATCCCGGTTGTACCCGGTGCGCACTACAGCTGCGGTGGGGTGGCTACCGACGTCCACGGTCGTACCGAGTTGCCGGGGCTGCTGGCCGCGGGCGAGGTTGCTCGTACCGGCATGCACGGCGCCAACCGGCTGGCCTCCAACAGCCTGCTGGAAGGCCTTGTTGTCGGCGGTCGCGCCGGCCGAGCGGCCGTCGAGCACGCCCGCAACGCCGGCGCTCCGGTGGCGAAAGCGCAAGAGCAGCAACACAATGCGCTAGATCGGCGGGTACTGCAGACCGCGATGACCGACTTCGCCTCGGTGGTCCGCGACGGCGCCGGACTGCAGCGCCTCACCGACACCCTCGCCGAGGCCACGCCACGGCGGATGACCACCCGCGCGGCCGCCGAGGACGTCGCACTCACCACGACCGCCTGCGCGGTGGCGGCAGCGGCGTTGGCGCGCACCGAATCCCGCGGCTGCCACCACCGCGGCGATTACCCCGAACCCGATCCGGCACAAGCCTTCAGCCGCACGCTCCACGGCGACCACGCGGCGGCCTGCCTGCGATGA
- a CDS encoding histidinol-phosphate transaminase yields the protein MPGAGVTLADLPLRDDLRGKSPYGAPQLDVPVRLNTNENPHPPSKALVDDVTRSVAAAAADLHRYPDRDAVALRADLAAYLRAQTGVEVGTENLWAANGSNEILQQLLQAFGGPGRSAIGFVPSYSMHPIISHGTQTEWIESVRAADFTLDVDTAATVIAARDPDVVFIASPNNPSGQSVPLDDLRRLLDVMRHGILIVDEAYGEFSSQPSAIALIEEYPSRLIVSRTMSKAFAFAGGRLGYLIAAPAIIDAVLLVRLPYHLSVVTQAAARAALRHADDTLGSVATLIAERERVSAALSKYGFRVIPSDANFVLFGEFADAAKAWQHYLDDGVLIRDVGIPGYLRTTIGLADENDAFLAASARLAASELAHIGAP from the coding sequence ATCCCCGGAGCCGGTGTGACGCTGGCTGATCTGCCGCTGCGCGACGACCTGCGCGGAAAATCTCCGTATGGCGCACCGCAGCTCGATGTGCCGGTGCGGCTCAACACGAACGAGAACCCCCACCCGCCGAGTAAGGCGCTCGTCGACGACGTCACCCGCTCGGTGGCGGCGGCCGCCGCCGACCTGCACCGTTACCCCGACCGTGACGCCGTCGCGCTGCGCGCCGATCTGGCCGCCTACTTGCGAGCTCAAACCGGCGTCGAGGTGGGTACCGAGAACCTTTGGGCGGCAAACGGATCCAACGAAATCCTGCAGCAGCTGCTGCAGGCGTTCGGCGGCCCGGGACGAAGCGCGATCGGTTTCGTGCCGTCCTACTCGATGCACCCGATCATCTCGCACGGAACCCAGACCGAGTGGATCGAATCGGTGCGCGCGGCTGACTTCACCCTCGATGTCGACACCGCGGCGACCGTCATTGCCGCCCGTGACCCCGATGTGGTCTTCATCGCGAGCCCGAACAACCCGTCGGGACAGAGCGTTCCGCTGGACGACCTGCGACGGCTGCTTGACGTCATGCGCCATGGCATCCTGATCGTCGACGAGGCCTACGGTGAGTTCTCCAGCCAGCCCAGCGCGATCGCGTTGATCGAGGAGTACCCGTCCCGGCTGATCGTGAGCCGCACCATGAGCAAGGCGTTCGCGTTCGCCGGTGGCCGGCTCGGTTACCTGATCGCTGCCCCGGCGATCATCGATGCCGTCCTGTTGGTCCGGCTGCCGTATCACCTCTCGGTGGTCACCCAGGCCGCCGCGCGCGCCGCGCTGCGCCACGCCGACGACACGCTGGGCAGCGTCGCCACGCTGATCGCTGAACGGGAACGGGTCAGTGCCGCGCTGAGCAAGTACGGGTTCCGCGTCATCCCCAGCGACGCCAACTTCGTCTTGTTCGGCGAATTCGCCGACGCCGCGAAGGCCTGGCAGCACTACCTCGACGACGGTGTCCTGATTCGCGATGTCGGCATTCCCGGATATCTGCGCACCACAATCGGATTGGCCGACGAGAACGACGCCTTCCTGGCCGCCAGTGCACGGCTGGCCGCCTCCGAACTGGCCCACATAGGAGCACCATGA
- the hisB gene encoding imidazoleglycerol-phosphate dehydratase HisB, with product MSRTAKVERKTRESDIVVELDLDGTGDVSVHTGVPFFDHMLTALGTHASFDLAITAKGDVDIEGHHTIEDTAIVLGTALGQALGDKKGIRRFGDAFIPMDETLAHAAVDVSGRPYFVHTGEPDYMVDFTIAGSSVPYHTVVNRHVFESLAFNARISLHVRTLYGRDPHHITEAEYKAVARALRQAVEPDPRVSGVPSTKGSL from the coding sequence ATGAGTCGCACCGCAAAGGTCGAGCGCAAGACGCGCGAGTCCGACATCGTCGTCGAACTCGACCTCGACGGCACCGGTGATGTCAGCGTGCATACCGGTGTGCCGTTCTTCGACCACATGCTGACCGCGCTGGGCACCCATGCGAGCTTCGATCTGGCGATCACCGCCAAGGGCGATGTCGACATCGAAGGCCACCACACCATCGAGGACACCGCGATCGTGCTCGGCACCGCGCTGGGGCAGGCGCTCGGCGACAAGAAGGGGATCCGCCGCTTCGGCGACGCCTTCATCCCGATGGACGAGACGCTGGCCCACGCCGCGGTCGACGTCTCCGGCCGCCCCTACTTCGTGCACACCGGCGAACCCGACTACATGGTCGACTTCACCATTGCCGGCTCCAGCGTCCCGTACCACACCGTCGTGAACCGGCACGTGTTCGAGTCGCTGGCGTTCAATGCCCGCATCTCGCTGCACGTCCGCACTCTCTACGGCCGCGACCCGCACCACATCACCGAGGCGGAATACAAGGCGGTGGCCCGCGCGTTGCGCCAGGCCGTCGAGCCCGATCCCCGGGTCTCCGGCGTGCCGTCCACCAAAGGCTCACTGTGA
- a CDS encoding nitroreductase family deazaflavin-dependent oxidoreductase has product MSTKDHPNNAPGVPMRFPVWFEKFQIKYFNPAVKPLAKYMPGMSVISHRGRTSGKEYETVVSAYRKGDTLAILLAHGKTNWVKNILAAGEADIHHKRQDLHLVNPRVVPAGTDDPSLPGIARNGVKRGVGAFVADIA; this is encoded by the coding sequence ATGTCGACCAAGGATCACCCGAACAACGCCCCCGGCGTGCCGATGCGGTTCCCCGTCTGGTTCGAGAAATTCCAGATCAAGTACTTCAACCCGGCAGTGAAGCCGTTGGCCAAGTACATGCCGGGCATGTCGGTCATCTCCCACCGCGGCCGCACCTCGGGCAAGGAGTACGAAACCGTCGTCTCGGCCTACCGCAAGGGCGACACCCTGGCCATCCTGCTGGCGCACGGCAAGACCAACTGGGTCAAGAACATCCTGGCCGCCGGCGAGGCCGACATCCACCACAAGCGCCAGGATCTGCACCTGGTGAACCCGCGGGTGGTGCCGGCGGGCACCGACGACCCCTCGCTGCCCGGCATCGCCCGCAATGGGGTCAAACGCGGCGTCGGCGCGTTCGTCGCCGATATCGCCTGA
- the hisD gene encoding histidinol dehydrogenase codes for MTSFAMNRIDLRGRALTAASLRAALPRGGVDVDAVVPKVRPIVDDIAERGAVAALEYGEKFDGVRPDTVRVPVAALADALAALPADVRTALEVAIDRTRAVHADQRRTDTTTLFDSGASVTERWVPVERVGLYVPGGNAVYPSSVVMNVVPAQTAGVDSLVIASPPQADHGGLPHPTILAAAALLGVDEVWAVGGAQAVALLAYGGTDTDGAELAPVDMVTGPGNIYVTAAKRICRSQIGIDAEAGPTEIAILADHTADPVHIAADLISQAEHDVMAASVLVTDSTELAEATEAELAVQLETTKHRERVTEALRGRQSGIVLVDDVDTGVRVVNAYAAEHLEIQTADANEVAGRIRAAGAIFVGPWSPVSLGDYCAGSNHVLPTAGCARHSSGLSVQTFLRGIHVVDYTEAALKDVAGHVITLAKAEDLPAHGEAVRRRFER; via the coding sequence ATGACCAGCTTCGCCATGAACCGGATCGACCTACGCGGCCGTGCGCTCACCGCCGCGTCGCTGCGTGCGGCGCTGCCCCGCGGCGGCGTGGACGTCGACGCAGTGGTCCCCAAGGTCCGGCCGATCGTCGACGACATCGCCGAGCGCGGCGCGGTCGCGGCATTGGAGTACGGCGAGAAGTTCGACGGTGTCCGTCCCGACACCGTGCGCGTCCCGGTCGCCGCCCTGGCCGACGCACTGGCCGCGCTGCCTGCCGATGTGCGCACCGCGTTGGAGGTGGCGATCGATCGCACCCGCGCCGTGCACGCCGACCAGCGTCGCACCGACACCACCACCTTGTTCGACTCCGGCGCCTCGGTCACCGAACGCTGGGTCCCCGTGGAGCGGGTGGGGCTCTATGTGCCGGGCGGCAACGCGGTCTACCCGTCGAGCGTCGTGATGAACGTGGTGCCCGCGCAGACCGCCGGTGTCGACTCGCTGGTGATTGCCAGTCCGCCACAGGCCGATCATGGTGGCCTGCCGCACCCGACGATTCTGGCGGCGGCCGCGCTGCTCGGTGTCGACGAGGTCTGGGCGGTCGGCGGCGCGCAGGCCGTCGCACTGCTGGCCTACGGCGGTACCGACACCGACGGCGCCGAGTTGGCGCCGGTCGACATGGTCACCGGTCCGGGCAACATCTACGTCACGGCCGCCAAGCGAATCTGCCGTTCGCAGATCGGGATCGACGCCGAGGCCGGACCCACCGAGATCGCGATCCTGGCCGACCACACCGCCGACCCGGTGCACATCGCCGCCGATCTGATCAGCCAGGCCGAGCACGATGTGATGGCCGCCAGCGTGCTGGTGACCGACAGCACCGAGCTGGCCGAGGCCACCGAAGCCGAGCTGGCCGTGCAACTGGAGACGACCAAGCACCGCGAGCGGGTCACCGAGGCGTTGCGTGGGCGGCAGTCCGGCATCGTGCTGGTCGACGATGTCGACACCGGCGTGCGGGTCGTGAATGCTTACGCCGCAGAACATTTGGAGATCCAGACCGCCGACGCCAACGAGGTGGCCGGCCGGATCCGTGCGGCCGGGGCGATCTTCGTCGGCCCCTGGTCGCCGGTCAGCCTCGGCGACTACTGCGCCGGGTCGAACCACGTGTTGCCGACCGCGGGCTGCGCCCGGCACTCCAGCGGCCTGTCGGTGCAGACCTTCCTGCGCGGCATCCACGTCGTCGACTACACCGAGGCAGCGCTCAAGGACGTTGCGGGTCATGTGATCACTCTCGCCAAGGCCGAGGACCTGCCGGCGCACGGGGAAGCGGTCCGCCGGAGGTTCGAACGGTGA